In one window of Gossypium arboreum isolate Shixiya-1 chromosome 4, ASM2569848v2, whole genome shotgun sequence DNA:
- the LOC108459360 gene encoding homeobox-leucine zipper protein HAT14-like encodes MELALSLGDPSKPFSFLDKTAKLSSKDLGFCMGLGNGFKSQENGDDAFEGKNSTDGDEKRVSSDPPLQLDLLPFSPVPRPQSSSQLRLPWLTDNQTDPWEGLGRGLDVNRLPLVAVADEAEEKAAVSSPNSAVSMDFGIRNGSRRGKKEVEVEAVETERTSTRASDDEDNGSTRKKLRLSKEQSAFLEESFKEHSTLNPKQKLALAKQLNLRPRQIEVWFQNRRARTKLKQTEVDCEYLKRCCETLAEENKRLQKELQELRALKTSQPFYMQLPATTLTMCPSCERVATASTTNASASTANAKTGGYTFFSSTSNT; translated from the exons ATGGAGTTAGCCTTGAGCTTGGGTGATCCTTCAAAGCCATTTTCGTTTCTTGACAAAACTGCAAAGTTATCAAGCAAGGATCTAGGGTTTTGCATGGGGCTTGGGAATGGGTTCAAATCACAAGAGAATGGGGACGATGCTTTTGAAGGTAAAAATAGTACGGATGGAGATGAGAAAAGGGTTTCTTCAGATCCACCTCTTCAGCTTgatcttcttcctttctccccAGTTCCTCGTCCCCAGTCTTCTTCTCAGCTTCGCCTTCCTTGGCTCACAGATAACC AAACGGATCCATGGGAGGGACTCGGAAGAGGTTTAGACGTGAACCGTCTACCGTTGGTGGCGGTGGCGGATGAAGCTGAGGAAAAGGCGGCTGTGTCCTCTCCTAACAGCGCTGTGTCTATGGATTTTGGGATTAGAAACGGAAGCAGAAGAGGCAAGAAAGAGGTGGAAGTGGAAGCAGTTGAAACAGAAAGAACTAGTACAAGAGCCAGTGATGATGAAGACAACGGTTCAACTCGGAAGAAACTCAGGCTTTCTAAGGAACAGTCTGCCTTTCTTGAAGAAAGTTTCAAAGAACACAGCACACTTAATCCT AAGCAAAAACTTGCACTGGCTAAGCAATTAAATCTTCGTCCTCGCCAAATTGAAGTCTGGTTTCAGAATAGAAGAGCAAg GACAAAATTGAAGCAAACAGAGGTAGATTGTGAGTATTTAAAGCGATGTTGCGAGACGCTGgcagaagaaaataaaagattacaGAAGGAACTGCAGGAGTTAAGAGCCTTGAAAACTTCTCAACCGTTTTACATGCAGTTACCCGCCACCACCCTCACTATGTGTCCTTCATGTGAGCGTGTCGCCACCGCTTCCACCACCAACGCATCAGCCTCCACCGCCAATGCCAAAACTGGAGGATACACATTTTTCTCCTCTACTTCAAACACATGA